One Neovison vison isolate M4711 chromosome 2, ASM_NN_V1, whole genome shotgun sequence genomic window carries:
- the HEYL gene encoding hairy/enhancer-of-split related with YRPW motif-like protein isoform X1 yields the protein MKRPREPSGSDSESDGPIDVGREGELSQMARPLSTPSPSQMQARKKRRGIIEKRRRDRINSSLSELRRLVPTAFEKQGSSKLEKAEVLQMTVDHLKMLHATGGTGFFDARALAVDFRSIGFRECLTEVIRYLGVLEGPSSRADPVRIRLLSHLNSYAAEMEPSPTPAGPLAFPAWPWSFFHSCPGLSAPSNQLTILGRVPGPILPSAPSLAYPLQALRNAPVRRATGTILPARRNLLPSRGASSMRRARPLERPAAPLPVAPSIRAARSSHTTPLLRSSSPVPPGIVGSPAYVAVPAPRPSSPGAAGRPGGAGPCHSWVSEITEIGAF from the exons cCAGATGGCCAGGCCGCTGTCCACCCCCAGCCCTTCGCAGATGCAAGCCAGGAAGAAACGCAGAGGG ATCATAGAGAAACGGCGCCGAGACCGCATCAACAGCAGCCTTTCTGAGCTGCGACGCTTGGTCCCCACCGCCTTTGAGAAACAG GGCTCCTCCAAGCTGGAGAAGGCCGAGGTCCTGCAGATGACAGTGGACCACTTGAAAATGCTCCATGCCACTGGTGGGACAG GATTCTTTGATGCCCGAGCCTTGGCAGTGGACTTCCGCAGCATCGGTTTTCGGGAGTGCCTCACCGAGGTCATCAGGTACCTGGGGGTCCTGGAAGGGCCAAGCAGCCGTGCAGACCCCGTCCGGATTCGTCTTCTCTCGCACCTCAACAGCTATGCAGCCGAGATGGAGCCTTCTCCCACGCCTGCTGGCCCCCTGGCCTTCCCTGCCTGGCCCTGGTCCTTCTTCCATAGTTGTCCAGGGCTGTCAGCCCCAAGCAACCAGCTTACTATCCTGGGAAGAGTGCCCGGTCCCATCCTGCCCAGCGCCCCCTCTCTCGCTTACCCCCTCCAGGCCCTCCGAAACGCTCCTGTGCGCAGAGCCACTGGCACCATCCTGCCAGCCCGCAGGAATTTGCTGCCCAGTCGAGGGGCATCTTCCATGCGGAGGGCCCGTCCCTTGGAGAGACCAGCTGCCCCCCTGCCTGTAGCCCCCAGCATCAGGGCTGCCAGAAGCAGCCACACGACACCCCTTCTACGATCTTCTTCCCCTGTACCTCCTGGCATTGTGGGGTCCCCTGCTTATGTGGCTGTTCCTGCCCCCAGACCCTCTTCcccaggggcagctgggaggccAGGAGGAGCTGGGCCCTGCCACTCCTGGGTCTCTGAAATCACTGAAATCGGGGCCTTCTGA
- the HEYL gene encoding hairy/enhancer-of-split related with YRPW motif-like protein isoform X2 has protein sequence MARPLSTPSPSQMQARKKRRGIIEKRRRDRINSSLSELRRLVPTAFEKQGSSKLEKAEVLQMTVDHLKMLHATGGTGFFDARALAVDFRSIGFRECLTEVIRYLGVLEGPSSRADPVRIRLLSHLNSYAAEMEPSPTPAGPLAFPAWPWSFFHSCPGLSAPSNQLTILGRVPGPILPSAPSLAYPLQALRNAPVRRATGTILPARRNLLPSRGASSMRRARPLERPAAPLPVAPSIRAARSSHTTPLLRSSSPVPPGIVGSPAYVAVPAPRPSSPGAAGRPGGAGPCHSWVSEITEIGAF, from the exons ATGGCCAGGCCGCTGTCCACCCCCAGCCCTTCGCAGATGCAAGCCAGGAAGAAACGCAGAGGG ATCATAGAGAAACGGCGCCGAGACCGCATCAACAGCAGCCTTTCTGAGCTGCGACGCTTGGTCCCCACCGCCTTTGAGAAACAG GGCTCCTCCAAGCTGGAGAAGGCCGAGGTCCTGCAGATGACAGTGGACCACTTGAAAATGCTCCATGCCACTGGTGGGACAG GATTCTTTGATGCCCGAGCCTTGGCAGTGGACTTCCGCAGCATCGGTTTTCGGGAGTGCCTCACCGAGGTCATCAGGTACCTGGGGGTCCTGGAAGGGCCAAGCAGCCGTGCAGACCCCGTCCGGATTCGTCTTCTCTCGCACCTCAACAGCTATGCAGCCGAGATGGAGCCTTCTCCCACGCCTGCTGGCCCCCTGGCCTTCCCTGCCTGGCCCTGGTCCTTCTTCCATAGTTGTCCAGGGCTGTCAGCCCCAAGCAACCAGCTTACTATCCTGGGAAGAGTGCCCGGTCCCATCCTGCCCAGCGCCCCCTCTCTCGCTTACCCCCTCCAGGCCCTCCGAAACGCTCCTGTGCGCAGAGCCACTGGCACCATCCTGCCAGCCCGCAGGAATTTGCTGCCCAGTCGAGGGGCATCTTCCATGCGGAGGGCCCGTCCCTTGGAGAGACCAGCTGCCCCCCTGCCTGTAGCCCCCAGCATCAGGGCTGCCAGAAGCAGCCACACGACACCCCTTCTACGATCTTCTTCCCCTGTACCTCCTGGCATTGTGGGGTCCCCTGCTTATGTGGCTGTTCCTGCCCCCAGACCCTCTTCcccaggggcagctgggaggccAGGAGGAGCTGGGCCCTGCCACTCCTGGGTCTCTGAAATCACTGAAATCGGGGCCTTCTGA